A genomic region of Bactrocera dorsalis isolate Fly_Bdor chromosome 3, ASM2337382v1, whole genome shotgun sequence contains the following coding sequences:
- the LOC105230210 gene encoding cuticle protein 16.5 encodes MKYLIVLSLIAAATAAPGLLGLGHGSYAAPALSLGSLGHGPAISYAAPAVSIAQSAPSISYAAPSISLAAAPVVSAPAVVSAPTVVSAPTVVSAPAVVAAPTIVKAAPAATSYSTFSQVIQHSAPAVVKVAAAAPVAVAAPAPIAVAAPAPVAVAAPAPVAVAAPAISYAAPAPTISLAAAAPAISYAAPAPAISYAAAAPSISLAAAAPAISYAAPAPSISLAAAAPSISYAATAPAISYTAAAPSISYAAAAPAISYSAPAIKLAAPSISYAAAAPSIVKYAAPAISYGGGLSLGHGYH; translated from the exons ATGAAATATCTG ATCGTACTTAGTTTGATCGCAGCCGCCACCGCTGCCCCGGGTTTGTTGGGTTTGGGTCATGGATCATATGCAGCGCCAGCGCTGAGCTTAGGGAGCTTAGGTCATGGACCAGCTATAAGTTACGCCGCTCCCGCTGTTAGTATTGCTCAGTCCGCCCCATCCATCAGTTACGCAGCGCCATCCATCAGCCTTGCTGCAGCACCCGTAGTATCTGCACCTGCTGTAGTATCCGCACCTACTGTAGTATCCGCACCTACTGTAGTATCCGCACCTGCTGTAGTCGCCGCACCGACCATCGTGAAAGCAGCCCCAGCCGCCACCAGCTACTCCACCTTCAGTCAG GTTATTCAGCATTCCGCTCCAGCTGTCGTTAAGGTCGCCGCTGCTGCACCAGTTGCCGTAGCGGCTCCAGCACCAATTGCCGTAGCAGCTCCAGCACCAGTTGCCGTAGCGGCTCCAGCACCAGTTGCAGTAGCAGCTCCCGCCATTTCTTATGCTGCACCCGCTCCCACTATTTCATTGGCCGCTGCCGCACCAGCCATCTCGTATGCCGCACCGGCTCCAGCTATTTCGTACGCCGCAGCTGCTCCATCCATTTCATTGGCCGCAGCTGCCCCAGCCATCTCATATGCCGCACCCGCTCCATCCATTTCATTGGCCGCAGCCGCTCCATCCATTTCATATGCTGCAACCGCCCCAGCCATTTCGTACACCGCAGCCGCTCCTTCAATTTCTTATGCTGCAGCCGCTCCTGCCATCTCATACTCTGCACCCGCCATTAAATTAGCCGCCCCTTCGATCTCCTACGCTGCAGCTGCCCCATCCATCGTGAAGTATGCTGCTCCAGCCATCAGCTACGGAGGCGGTCTCAGTTTAGGCCATGGCTACCATTAA
- the LOC105230182 gene encoding uncharacterized protein LOC105230182, translating into MYLYRLCNNFSVAICIITLLFLQLSAANKYNVSLAQMDTCKEFRIANTGYAYTQFFHIHKLTNNKVNANERLHLKFYVLAPMDAHILLSTNDRPLSRDRVYEVVIGAGQNSFSSIRSRMASMRISTSTMPNILTMYDPTPIEIIQTKDGTLSVYIPGLKQEPLLNYTDPAPLEINYLSFSSFGSTPAKWYYDCQFDGFAEEMEEEAHETDLFHSLLANLTKNFANESVPMDLQSVNFAFQLKSVVYNHEKSILHTRLHLSLYWQDPRLAWDADAFGIAAVSFGYKEVPKILWLPDLIVLNAAHGSNTQREPDIGFMIYANGNVTMINTNAEFVTWCVDTKQNWPHERLNCGLILGIESFSPRTREPITLQYDNSMPLPVEPFSMLSEWHFRQISISQIVSAASNMSRYNTQAIAQSMNGDISLDFMIERNGAFYRNVYTMPILACETLLVLSFLLRGYRRGGLILVVFFVISMGLMFVTKHAPTAYIPNILYAYRHVMRTAAFCYLLHVALIWLELYPPKPKPFDWLMSLLNVSALRLLLCMRLADCDQYVSIQTHPWRELAKMINNCCFIVVSTLFIIVDILLLPQF; encoded by the exons ATGTATTTGTATCGTTTATGTAATAACTTTAGTGTGGCAATATGCATTATAACGTTGCTTTTCCTGCAACTCAGCGCCGCCAACAAATACAACGTGTCCTTGGCGCAAATGGATACGTGCAAGGAATTCCGCATAGCCAACACCGGATATGCCTACACACAATTCTTTCACATACACAAATTGACCAACAACAAAGTGAACGCCAATGAACGGTTGCATTTGAAATTCTACGTGCTCGCACCGATGGATGCACACATCCTGTTGTCGACCAACGACAGGCCGCTCTCCAGGGACCGAGTCTATGAAGTGG TGATTGGCGCCGGGCAGAACTCCTTCTCCTCCATACGTAGTCGCATGGCCTCGATGCGCATCTCCACAAGTACGATGCCAAACATTTTGACGATGTACGATCCGACGCCCATCGAAATCATACAAACGAAGG ATGGCACGCTTTCCGTTTACATTCCGGGTTTGAAGCAGGAACCGCTTTTGAATTACACGGACCCCGCGCCGCTCGAAATCAATTATCTGAGCTTCAGTAGTTTTGGCTCGACGCCGGCGAAATGGTACTACGACTGTCAATTCGATGGCTTCG CTGAAGAAATGGAGGAGGAAGCGCATGAGACCGACCTTTTTCACTCCCTGCTGGCGAATTTGACTAAGAATTTCGCGAACGAGTCGGTGCCCATGGACCTGCAGTCGGTCAACTTCGCATTCCAATTGAAATCGGTCGTTTATAATCATGAAAAGTCCATTCTACACACACGCTTGCATTTATCGCTG TATTGGCAAGATCCCAGACTCGCTTGGGATGCGGATGCGTTTGGTATTGCCGCCGTAAGTTTCGGCTACAAAGAAGTACCTAAAATTCTTTGGCTACCAGATTTAATAGTGCTCAA CGCCGCCCACGGCAGCAACACCCAACGTGAACCCGATATCGGTTTTATGATTTATGCCAACGGCAACGTGACCATGATCAACACGAACGCTGAATTCGTCACTTGGTGCGTGGATACGAAACAAAACTGGCCGCATGAACGCCTCAATTGTGGTCTAATATTGGGCATAGAGTCATTTTCACCGCGCACACGTGAGCCGATCACCCTGCAATACGACAACAGCATGCCATTGCCTGTGGAACCGTTCAGCATGCTAAGCGAGTGGCATTTTAGACAAATAAGTATATCGCAGATTGTCAGTGCAGCGAGCAATATGAGCCGTTACAATACACAAGCTATTGCCCAATCCATGAACGGCGACATATCGTTGGATTTCATGATCGAAAGGAATGGCGCGTTTTACCGGAACGTTTACACGATGCCAATTTTGG CCTGTGAGACGTTGCTGGTTTTGTCATTCTTGCTGCGCGGCTATCGTCGCGGTGGTCTAATATTGGTGGTGTTCTTCGTCATCTCCATGGGTTTGATGTTCGTCACGAAGCATGCACCCACCGCCTATATACCGAACATAT TATATGCTTATCGGCATGTTATGCGCACCGCTGCCTTCTGCTATCTATTGCACGTGGCTCTGATCTGGCTGGAGCTGTATCCACCCAAGCCGAAACCGTTCGATTGGTTGATGTCTTTGCTAAATGTGTCGGCTTTGCGGTTGTTGCTTTGTATGCGCTTGGCCGAT TGCGATCAATATGTGAGCATTCAGACACATCCGTGGCGCGAGTTGGCTAAGATGATCAACAACTGCTGCTTCATCGTCGTCAGCACTTTGTTCATAATTGTCGACATTCTGCTTCTACCGCAGTTCTAG